One segment of Plasmodium vivax chromosome 14, whole genome shotgun sequence DNA contains the following:
- a CDS encoding 3-hydroxyisobutyryl-coenzyme A hydrolase, putative (encoded by transcript PVX_100950A) encodes MQKLGSRLHLGEAKCGRRGFQHYVVKPERGGSLFCARHFFAREANPQSELNGAPFCERRQVSGFFTKARNNCSVDGKGRNEILFEKMEKKDSNILHMTKQSVSSEKAATVDSAKGGSGEGEPLLKHGDEDKVASRKGENQSREPLPPVIDLELSEVWSKKTLILNFKNSVFEIILNRPEKLNAINKDMINGLLNIVKSLNSDDRCHLIIIKSSNTTCFCSGSDVKDIVQNKEKGMQHLKQLYMYIHYLSKMKKPVLCIWNGYAMGGGLGISMYAKFRVINKKAIFAMPENKIGFFPDISCSYFFKKYFGRNIGLHLGLTSLRLNEADLVNFKICSNYVEDVGGLLNEIYNIGRPNQKEFERELSTILGKYPPKVTTETKPVLTHELISNIDRYYSVAANLNDLLSKLKKDQRNPFCQQTLEAINQNCLSSCNLWFEYFLYNYDKPLEEVLDNDFKITQHFLYHTDTFEKGVTELLVKKNKSFKWSSARESGDLHAGPSVEDILTNSGLLSIRGELT; translated from the coding sequence ATGCAAAAATTAGGCTCGCGACTCCATCTGGGAGAGGCCAAGTGCGGAAGACGGGGCTTTCAGCATTATGTAGTCAAGCCTGAGAGGGGCGGCTCTCTTTTTTGTGcgcgccatttttttgccagaGAAGCCAACCCGCAGAGTGAGTTGAACGGCGCTCCCTTCTGCGAAAGGAGACAAGTCAGCGGCTTCTTCACCAAAGCGAGGAACAACTGCTCCGTcgatggaaaaggaagaaatgaaatactttttgaaaaaatggaaaaaaaagatagcaATATACTCCATATGACGAAGCAGAGCGTGTCCAGTGAGAAAGCAGCCACAGTCGATTctgcgaaagggggaagcggggaaGGAGAGCCACTTCTAAAACATGGGGATGAAGACAAAGTGGCCAGTCGAAAGGGGGAGAACCAAAGTAGGgaacccctccccccagtCATAGACCTAGAACTGTCCGAAGTGTGGTCCAAAAAAACGCTCATTctaaatttcaaaaatagcGTATtcgaaataattttaaacaGGCCAGAAAAGCTAAACGCAATTAACAAAGATATGATTAACGGGTTGCTAAACATTGTGAAGAGCCTAAACAGCGATGATAGGTGTCACCTGATCATCATAAAAAGTAGCAACACGACGTGCTTCTGCTCCGGTTCCGATGTCAAGGACATTGtccaaaataaagaaaaagggatgCAGCATTTGAAGCAGCTCTACATGTACATTCACTACTTatccaaaatgaaaaaacctGTCTTGTGCATATGGAATGGTTATGCTATGGGAGGAGGTTTAGGGATTTCCATGTATGCAAAATTTAGGGTAATAAATAAGAAGGCCATATTTGCCATGCCTGAAAATAAGATTGGCTTCTTCCCAGATATCAGTTGCTcctacttttttaaaaaatatttcggAAGGAACATTGGGCTGCATCTAGGGTTGACATCCCTACGATTAAACGAAGCAGATTTAGTCAACTTTAAAATTTGCAGCAATTACGTTGAAGATGTGGGTGGACTGCTCAACGAGATTTACAACATTGGGAGGCCAAACCAGAAGGAGTTCGAGAGGGAACTCTCCACCATTTTAGGCAAGTACCCCCCGAAGGTCACTACAGAGACGAAGCCGGTACTTACCCACGAGCTGATTAGCAACATTGATAGGTACTACAGTGTGGCCGCTAACCTAAACGATCTTCTTAGCAAGTTGAAGAAGGACCAGCGCAACCCCTTTTGCCAACAAACGCTAGAAGCTATAAACCAGAACTGCCTCTCCAGCTGCAACTTATGGTTTGAGTATTTCCTTTACAATTACGATAAGCCCCTGGAGGAGGTGCTGGACAacgattttaaaattacGCAGCATTTTTTGTACCACACAGATACTTTCGAGAAGGGCGTAACGGAACTGCTcgtgaagaaaaataaatccttCAAGTGGAGCTCCGCGCGGGAAAGTGGCGATCTGCACGCGGGTCCAAGCGTTGAAGATATTCTGACGAACAGCGGGTTGCTGTCCATTCGGGGGGAGCTCACATGA
- a CDS encoding hypothetical protein, conserved (encoded by transcript PVX_100955A), with translation MFADDQNAGNYYPTKLGIDRPAVDFNASICNFLKSDIYKRQFERKLYPSHPIFSRRVRPLFCYSNMIDRHDGVLSHLAYSCLNKSKGMIVSLKWFNDGKRLLTGTQLSELAIWNGLYFNFEDIKRIPIGGGSVSCLEWSKNDNLFAGNSLGQIVILSSALNLLDNYAFEGLTKCVLDISLSCCNTKLAGCADTCNPIIWDIKTRKIIKDLKCKNVDTNNISCLSWNPVNEIVASGNRTQTISFWDVRINKPIISLNAHKANVNKIKWNHDGTYLLSCSRDSLIKLWDIRNFKLLYSYKSDQNLGTRFGLNYEPTYVTWNPIQNHIFASSDNRGNIKFYTTNDNKCVQTISSAHGIDKPSSITLLDWNPLGHILTSFGDDKMLKFWSASNCDSIIAKEIDARPLVSITNSGSFPNSRYINDENVVDVSSDQSISDSEEEGYKFCKINNNYYRRVARPRGRKRRKGRVVRGGAV, from the exons ATGTTTGCAGACGACCAGAATGCCGGCAACTACTACCCAACCAAGTTGGGCATAGATAGGCCCGCCGTTGATTTCAATGCATCAA TTTGCAACTTCCTCAAAAGCGACATATACAAGAGACAGTTCGAGCGGAAGCTGTACCCTAGccatcccattttttccagaAGAGTAAGGCCCCTCTTCTGCTACAGCAACATGATAGATAGGCACGATGGTGTGCTGTCCCATTTGGCCTACTCTTGCTTAAACAAAAGCAAAGGGATGATTGTAAGTTTAAAATGGTTTAACGATGGGAAGAGGTTACTAACAGGAACGCAACTGAGCGAACTAGCCATTTGGAATGGCCTCTATTTCAATTTCGAAGACATAAAAAGAATCCCCATAGGAGGTGGGTCCGTGTCTTGTCTAGAGTGGTCCAAAAATGATAACCTCTTTGCAGGAAATTCTTTAGGGCAAATAGTCATCCTGTCATCTGCCCTAAATCTGTTGGACAATTACGCATTTGAAGGATTAACAAAATGTGTTCTAGACATTAGCCTGTCGTGCTGTAACACCAAATTGGCTGGCTGTGCCGATACGTGCAATCCCATCATATGGGATATAAAAAcgagaaaaattataaaagatttaaaatgcaaaaatgtagatacaaataatattagCTGTTTGTCATGGAACCCGGTGAACGAAATCGTAGCTAGCGGAAATAGAACCCAAACCATTTCCTTTTGGGACGTTAGAATCAATAAGCCGATTATTTCTCTCAATGCACATAAGGcgaatgtaaataaaataaaatggaatcATGACGGTACGTATCTGCTCAGCTGTAGCAGAGATAGTTTAATAAAACTGTGGGACAttcgaaattttaaattgttatatTCCTACAAGAGTGATCAAAATTTGGGCACAAGATTTGGGTTAAATTATGAACCCACGTACGTAACTTGGAATCCTATACAGAATCATATTTTCGCTAGCTCAGACAACAGAGgcaatattaaattttacaccacaaatgataataaatgCGTTCAAACGATTTCTTCTGCACATGGAATTGATAAACCGTCTTCCATCACCCTGCTTGATTGGAACCCCCTTGGACACATCCTCACCTCCTTTGGGGATGACAAGATGTTGAAGTTCTGGTCTGCATCTAACTGTGATTCCATTATTGCAAAAGAGATAGATGCACGGCCGCTTGTCAGCATCACCAATAGCGGCTCCTTCCCCAACTCCAGATACATcaatgatgaaaatgtgGTGGACGTCAGCAGTGATCAATCCATTTCGGATTCGGAAGAAGAGGGTTAcaagttttgcaaaattaataacaacTACTACAGGAGGGTTGCGCGCCcgcgggggaggaagcgccGAAAGGGGCGCGTCGTTCGGGGGGGAGCAGTTTGA